A stretch of the Geothermobacter hydrogeniphilus genome encodes the following:
- a CDS encoding UvrD-helicase domain-containing protein, whose amino-acid sequence MSLPPLTIIPAGAGSGKTYTIQTRLATWVRERKISPDKIVAVTFTEAAASELRDRIRAELVRQGRLEDALGLDRAYISTIHSFGLRILTEFAFDAGYNPLPRLLTEDEQGVLIRLALAATDKAEAIMGDLNRFGYAWDFSSGKGAEDKFRERVLQVIRRLRTLGPAAVNPQLAQWSADLVRQHYGPVEDAEKLAAALQKAVTDLLQQFPEDLSVVASTSGVARRLAEDHRQLRRACHAEELRQNWGLWNRLRTLQQSTPHNALPEAYDQLTEAVTAAAEGLLRHPGPLEEALLHGSALYGAAQDSLTRFANGKADRGLVDYTDMLALALEILERNPAVLDTLQERVDCLVIDEFQDTNPLQFALLWSLARAGIPTLIVGDLKQAIMGFQDADSRLLAELQKQNSAAVTPLTSNWRSHPGLLDWINQLGAGLFGADYTPLQAKADFPTALGPLELVEFSARSRNDLRAEHTVARIKVLLDDPETRVWDKELKKARPIRGGDIAILCPTNKRLELYAEALRQLGVRVRMEAGGWFESRIVQIAWHALSYVADPLDRHAALYLGVTELGTETLPSAFGTLIREEELRDPLLAKLKPLRAACDEQLPASLLAETIAALNLYGLIADWPDGEQARANLLRFEEEAREFAAANRDALAASGFYGSDVKTFLAWIKDRAERENGQPDPRVRDEDAVQLMTWHSSKGREWPVVAVCAADSDIKCLLPDVRVNYRDFSDLDKILDNARLDFYPEFVAPEKTELFRQQLWPEAIDSARRLLYVALTRAREKVILEWPVYLDNGRERKSFSYFEQLLQDTGLKVDGNRIVTGGKAFDCRIIQVGKDRHPLFEAAGTGTTHSLPVWGRRAIRPQPLPEGLIPETIRPSGLGLELEVSAADLDVAGYADCLNIDFDLPANERGTVLHRCYEVMDGRHDLETIRMAVRHPFSPEEFNLLQKRVIAFNDWLKAHFQPVSLQYELPVLALNRQGSVVTGFIDLLVETEDGFWIIDHKSDQIEDRVARFAEHLPQLLCYRQALATIYPDKEVLGVCLNWITYGETMSLRLGEDQGG is encoded by the coding sequence ATGAGCCTGCCTCCCTTGACCATTATCCCGGCCGGCGCCGGTTCCGGGAAGACCTATACCATCCAGACCCGGCTGGCAACGTGGGTGCGGGAGCGGAAAATCTCCCCGGACAAAATCGTCGCCGTGACCTTTACCGAAGCCGCCGCGTCCGAACTGCGTGACCGCATCAGGGCCGAACTGGTCAGGCAGGGGAGGCTGGAGGACGCCCTCGGCCTGGACCGGGCCTATATCTCCACCATCCATTCCTTCGGCTTGAGGATTCTGACCGAGTTCGCTTTCGACGCCGGATACAATCCCCTGCCGCGGTTGCTGACCGAGGATGAACAGGGGGTTCTGATCCGCCTGGCGCTGGCCGCGACCGACAAGGCGGAAGCGATCATGGGGGATCTCAACCGCTTCGGATATGCCTGGGATTTTTCCAGCGGCAAGGGGGCTGAAGACAAGTTCCGCGAGCGGGTTCTGCAGGTTATCCGTCGCCTGCGCACCCTCGGCCCGGCGGCGGTCAACCCGCAACTCGCGCAGTGGTCCGCCGACCTGGTCCGACAGCATTACGGCCCGGTTGAGGATGCGGAGAAACTCGCCGCGGCCCTGCAAAAGGCGGTCACCGATCTGCTGCAGCAGTTTCCCGAAGATCTTTCCGTTGTTGCGTCGACCAGCGGGGTGGCAAGGAGGCTGGCGGAGGACCACCGGCAGTTGCGGCGGGCCTGCCACGCGGAGGAGTTGCGGCAGAATTGGGGGCTCTGGAACCGCTTGCGCACTCTGCAGCAGTCGACCCCGCACAATGCACTGCCGGAGGCCTATGACCAGCTGACGGAGGCGGTGACTGCCGCGGCCGAGGGTTTGCTGCGACACCCCGGTCCCCTCGAAGAGGCCCTGCTGCATGGCAGCGCTCTCTATGGCGCCGCTCAGGATTCCCTGACCCGTTTCGCCAACGGCAAGGCCGACCGCGGGCTGGTCGACTATACCGATATGCTGGCCCTGGCCCTGGAGATACTGGAGCGGAATCCCGCCGTTCTCGACACGTTGCAGGAACGGGTCGATTGCCTGGTGATCGATGAATTTCAGGATACCAACCCGCTGCAGTTTGCTCTGCTCTGGAGCCTGGCCAGGGCCGGGATTCCAACCCTGATCGTCGGTGACCTGAAGCAGGCCATCATGGGGTTTCAGGATGCCGATTCCCGGCTGCTTGCCGAACTGCAGAAACAGAATTCCGCCGCAGTGACTCCGCTGACCTCCAACTGGCGTTCACATCCGGGATTGCTGGACTGGATCAATCAGCTCGGCGCCGGCCTGTTCGGTGCAGATTACACGCCCCTGCAAGCCAAAGCCGACTTTCCCACCGCCCTCGGCCCCCTCGAATTGGTGGAGTTCTCCGCCCGCAGCCGGAACGACCTGCGGGCGGAACATACGGTTGCCCGCATCAAGGTGTTGCTGGATGACCCCGAGACCCGGGTCTGGGACAAGGAGCTGAAGAAGGCGCGGCCGATTCGGGGCGGGGATATTGCCATCCTCTGCCCGACCAACAAGCGTCTTGAACTCTACGCAGAAGCCCTGCGGCAGCTGGGAGTCAGGGTGCGGATGGAGGCCGGGGGCTGGTTCGAGTCGCGGATCGTGCAGATTGCCTGGCACGCGCTCAGCTACGTCGCCGATCCCCTGGACCGGCACGCGGCGCTCTATCTCGGTGTCACCGAACTGGGCACCGAAACCCTGCCGTCGGCGTTCGGAACCCTGATCAGGGAAGAGGAGCTGCGTGACCCCCTCCTGGCGAAACTCAAGCCGCTCAGGGCCGCTTGTGATGAACAGTTGCCGGCCTCATTGCTGGCGGAAACCATTGCCGCGCTGAATCTCTATGGCCTGATTGCCGATTGGCCCGACGGGGAACAGGCCCGGGCCAATCTGCTGCGCTTCGAGGAAGAGGCGCGGGAATTCGCCGCCGCTAATCGGGATGCCCTGGCCGCCAGCGGTTTCTACGGCAGTGATGTAAAAACCTTTCTGGCCTGGATCAAGGACCGCGCCGAGCGTGAGAACGGCCAGCCGGATCCGCGTGTCCGGGACGAGGACGCGGTCCAGTTGATGACCTGGCACAGTTCCAAGGGACGCGAATGGCCGGTGGTGGCCGTCTGCGCTGCCGACAGCGATATCAAATGTCTGCTGCCGGATGTGCGGGTCAACTACCGGGACTTCTCCGACCTCGACAAGATCCTCGACAACGCCCGGCTCGACTTCTACCCGGAGTTTGTCGCGCCGGAGAAAACCGAACTGTTCCGTCAACAGTTGTGGCCCGAAGCGATCGACAGCGCCCGGCGGCTGCTCTATGTCGCCCTGACCCGTGCCCGGGAAAAGGTCATCCTCGAATGGCCGGTCTATCTCGACAACGGCCGCGAGCGCAAGAGCTTCAGCTATTTTGAACAGCTGCTGCAGGATACGGGGCTCAAGGTTGACGGCAACCGGATCGTGACCGGCGGCAAGGCCTTTGATTGTCGAATCATCCAGGTCGGTAAGGATCGCCACCCCCTGTTTGAAGCCGCCGGAACCGGGACCACGCACAGCCTGCCGGTATGGGGGCGTCGCGCGATTCGACCGCAACCGTTGCCGGAGGGACTGATTCCCGAAACCATCCGCCCGTCCGGGCTCGGGCTGGAACTGGAAGTCTCTGCGGCGGACCTCGACGTTGCCGGTTATGCCGACTGCCTGAACATCGATTTCGACCTGCCTGCGAATGAACGCGGCACCGTTCTGCACCGCTGCTACGAGGTGATGGACGGCCGCCATGACCTGGAAACGATCCGGATGGCGGTGCGCCATCCGTTCTCGCCCGAGGAATTCAATCTTCTGCAGAAACGGGTGATCGCCTTCAATGACTGGTTGAAAGCACACTTCCAGCCGGTTTCGCTTCAGTACGAACTGCCGGTTCTGGCGTTGAACCGGCAGGGGAGTGTGGTGACCGGCTTCATCGACCTGCTGGTCGAAACGGAAGACGGCTTCTGGATCATTGATCACAAGTCGGACCAGATCGAGGATCGGGTTGCCCGTTTCGCCGAACACCTGCCGCAACTGCTCTGTTATCGCCAGGCCCTGGCAACGATCTATCCCGACAAGGAGGTCCTGGGGGTCTGTCTGAACTGGATCACCTATGGTGAAACGATGAGCTTGAGATTGGGGGAAGATCAAGGGGGTTGA
- a CDS encoding type I restriction-modification system subunit M, producing the protein MAKKKTAKKNSKSFEETLWDSANKLRGSVEPAEYKHVVLSLIFLKFASDKFLERRQEIIDEGKAQFVDMVEFYTMKNVFYLSEESRWSYIQANAKQDDLALKIDTALHTIEKNNKSLAGALPDNYFSRLDLDRSKLAALIDTISNINTLADKSQDVVGRVYEYFLSKFALAEGKGKGEFYTPKSIVNLIAELIEPYKGKIYDPCCGSGGMFVQSVKFVESHRGNTKNVSIYGQEGTTTTMKLAKMNLAIRGISANLGVKADDTFANDQHPNLKADFIMANPPFNLKAWRASDELVDDPRWAGYEVPPTGNANYAWILHMVSKLSANGVAGFILANGALSGDGQEKAIRKKLIENRLVEAILILPRNMFYTTDISVTLWIINKNRKAHTVKHGDLSRHYRDREDEILFMDLRQWGEPFEKKYIQFSDDDRARITETFHTWQEERAADEYEDVLEYCYSANIEEVRAKDYSLVPSKYIEFVNRDENIDFDEKMRSLQSEFAELLKQEADSRAELLKVFRELGYAIDL; encoded by the coding sequence ATGGCAAAGAAAAAGACGGCGAAGAAAAACAGCAAAAGCTTTGAGGAAACCCTCTGGGATTCGGCCAACAAGCTGCGGGGCTCGGTGGAGCCGGCGGAATACAAGCATGTGGTGCTGAGTCTGATCTTCCTGAAGTTCGCCTCGGACAAATTCCTGGAGCGGCGGCAGGAGATCATCGACGAGGGCAAGGCGCAGTTCGTGGACATGGTGGAGTTCTACACCATGAAGAACGTCTTCTATCTGTCAGAGGAATCCCGCTGGTCGTACATCCAGGCGAACGCAAAACAGGACGATCTGGCGCTGAAGATCGACACCGCCCTGCACACCATCGAAAAGAACAACAAGTCGCTGGCGGGCGCGTTGCCGGATAACTACTTCTCCCGGCTCGACCTGGACCGCAGCAAGCTGGCGGCGCTGATCGACACCATCAGCAACATCAACACGCTGGCCGACAAGTCGCAGGATGTGGTGGGCCGGGTGTACGAGTATTTCCTGAGCAAGTTCGCGCTGGCCGAGGGCAAGGGCAAGGGCGAGTTCTATACGCCCAAAAGCATCGTCAATCTGATCGCCGAACTGATCGAGCCCTACAAGGGCAAGATTTACGACCCCTGCTGCGGTTCCGGCGGCATGTTCGTGCAGTCGGTGAAGTTCGTCGAGAGCCACCGGGGCAACACGAAGAATGTCTCCATCTACGGGCAGGAAGGCACCACCACGACGATGAAGCTGGCGAAGATGAACCTCGCCATTCGCGGCATCTCGGCCAACCTGGGCGTGAAGGCGGATGACACCTTCGCGAACGACCAGCATCCGAATTTGAAGGCCGACTTCATCATGGCGAACCCGCCCTTCAATCTGAAGGCGTGGCGCGCGTCTGATGAGCTGGTCGATGATCCGCGCTGGGCGGGTTACGAGGTGCCGCCTACCGGCAACGCCAACTATGCATGGATTCTGCACATGGTGTCCAAGCTGTCTGCCAATGGCGTGGCCGGCTTCATTCTGGCCAACGGGGCGCTCTCGGGCGATGGCCAGGAGAAGGCCATCCGCAAGAAGCTGATCGAGAACCGGCTGGTCGAGGCGATCCTGATCCTGCCCCGTAACATGTTCTACACCACCGACATCAGCGTCACCCTCTGGATCATCAACAAGAACCGCAAAGCGCATACCGTCAAGCACGGCGACCTGAGCCGGCACTACCGCGACCGGGAAGACGAGATTTTGTTCATGGATCTGCGGCAGTGGGGCGAGCCGTTCGAGAAGAAATACATCCAGTTCTCCGATGACGACCGGGCAAGAATCACCGAAACCTTTCACACCTGGCAGGAGGAACGCGCGGCCGATGAGTACGAGGATGTGCTCGAGTACTGCTACTCGGCGAACATCGAGGAAGTCCGCGCCAAGGACTACTCGCTGGTCCCCAGCAAGTACATCGAGTTTGTGAACCGCGACGAAAACATCGACTTCGACGAGAAAATGAGAAGCCTGCAGAGTGAATTTGCTGAGCTGCTGAAGCAGGAAGCCGATTCCAGGGCAGAACTCCTCAAGGTGTTCAGGGAATTGGGCTATGCGATCGACTTATAA
- a CDS encoding PD-(D/E)XK nuclease family protein, whose amino-acid sequence MKRTTFLLCPDRTSARYLRRRVAERRPAAGVLVGTWPELLQQAQDTYLLSEPADSWSARLGEAAAGIDGAFWQPSLALAPSETLGILDRVLQQLLAALAPGQTLDAVRCPALSPRGERYLADLVRLQDAVGHQLPPQLAVLEQLLSSDASRALGTVAVALIPGWPELNPRQQALVAKLNRDAGSAPDDAFQALLDETSRTPCFDDPPAGLAFLQRNLFTAVEQDCPPDPSVQFLAVRDYLQEAEVIAGMVQKALAEDDSLGLDQIGLLLPDDARYAPAVREVFALAGLPLAGLPESAEVRDLGREVMDGNFRLEKMEWPPEGKSFLAALVKGVASPPELLQLLEELDQSLAGREGPAVAVQQARELLAELQSGMAGQSVIPWDSLLALAAPSVSHDHGEEEVPLQGIAVFQESLEPWRAVRRLYVLGFNAGHYPQEESSSPVFSDTDQDQLKQLFAGRFETAADRANKRRRLFKRQLAFAAEEVCFFISRRDAFGKRMGPSTSLTFMAQLFGSAEPESLICELDSESGRNKVSGLALAAPATPVVPRCLQAEDLDLGCDLVALQTRDDGSLYPLSPSRLEILMVSPLAWLMGRAGLEPREWAPETLDVASRGTLAHAVFEWLFPVGSKLPAEETIRSRVPVLLRQAISTIKPFLLGAEWQVERNHLEQEVLVAALRWRSLLETLGARILGTEVWLEGRLDDLPLHGAADLLLSLPDGRLYVVDYKKSKSKKRKERMTAAYDSQASLYRLMLETGGVSSAKSPDAGEAVRQAKEVGVMYYLLNDQVVLADTDGWLDDALDEVEEMAGDISGEALKLIRQRLVEVRQGRVRLNRVDDEERFDKEAGIKLYALDNSPLLRLFMHPLPEEES is encoded by the coding sequence GTGAAACGGACGACTTTTCTGCTCTGTCCCGACCGGACATCCGCCCGTTACCTGCGGCGGCGGGTCGCCGAGCGCCGACCGGCCGCCGGGGTTCTGGTCGGAACCTGGCCGGAGCTGCTTCAGCAGGCGCAGGATACCTATCTCCTGAGCGAACCCGCAGATAGCTGGTCGGCTCGGCTCGGAGAGGCCGCTGCCGGAATAGACGGTGCTTTCTGGCAACCAAGCCTGGCCCTGGCTCCGTCTGAAACCCTGGGGATTCTCGACAGGGTTCTGCAGCAGCTGCTTGCGGCCCTGGCGCCCGGTCAAACCCTGGACGCGGTCCGCTGCCCGGCGCTTTCCCCGCGGGGGGAACGATACCTGGCCGACCTGGTACGCCTGCAGGACGCTGTCGGCCATCAGCTTCCTCCGCAGCTGGCGGTTCTGGAGCAACTGCTTTCCAGTGACGCCAGCCGGGCCCTGGGGACTGTTGCGGTTGCGCTGATTCCCGGCTGGCCGGAACTGAATCCCCGCCAGCAGGCCCTGGTCGCCAAGCTGAACCGCGATGCCGGTTCTGCCCCCGATGACGCCTTTCAGGCGTTGCTGGATGAGACGAGCCGAACGCCCTGTTTTGACGACCCGCCGGCCGGATTGGCGTTTCTGCAGCGGAACCTGTTCACGGCCGTGGAGCAGGATTGTCCACCCGATCCTTCCGTCCAGTTTCTCGCGGTACGCGACTATCTGCAGGAGGCCGAGGTTATTGCCGGGATGGTGCAGAAAGCCCTGGCCGAAGATGACAGCCTGGGCTTGGATCAGATCGGACTGCTGCTGCCTGATGACGCCCGTTACGCCCCGGCGGTCAGGGAGGTCTTTGCCCTGGCGGGATTGCCGCTGGCGGGACTGCCCGAATCTGCCGAGGTCCGTGACCTGGGACGGGAGGTGATGGATGGAAATTTCCGGCTGGAGAAGATGGAATGGCCGCCGGAGGGGAAAAGCTTTCTTGCGGCGCTGGTCAAGGGCGTGGCATCCCCGCCCGAACTGCTCCAGCTGCTGGAAGAACTTGATCAGTCCCTGGCCGGGAGAGAAGGTCCGGCTGTGGCTGTTCAGCAGGCCAGGGAGCTGCTGGCGGAGTTGCAGTCCGGGATGGCCGGCCAGTCGGTGATTCCCTGGGACTCTTTGCTCGCCCTGGCGGCCCCGTCGGTCAGTCATGACCACGGCGAGGAAGAGGTCCCGCTGCAGGGCATTGCTGTTTTTCAGGAAAGCCTCGAACCCTGGCGGGCGGTACGGAGGCTTTATGTCCTTGGCTTCAATGCGGGACATTATCCGCAGGAAGAGAGTTCTTCCCCGGTTTTTTCGGATACGGACCAGGACCAGCTCAAGCAGCTGTTCGCCGGCCGTTTTGAGACCGCGGCGGACCGGGCGAACAAGCGCCGCCGGCTGTTCAAAAGACAGCTTGCCTTTGCCGCCGAGGAAGTCTGTTTTTTCATCTCCCGCCGTGATGCCTTCGGCAAGCGCATGGGTCCTTCAACCAGCCTGACCTTTATGGCGCAGCTGTTCGGGTCAGCGGAGCCCGAATCGCTGATCTGCGAACTGGACAGCGAAAGCGGCCGGAACAAGGTCAGCGGGCTGGCGCTGGCCGCCCCGGCGACGCCGGTCGTTCCACGCTGCCTGCAGGCCGAGGATCTGGATCTCGGCTGCGACCTGGTTGCCTTGCAGACCCGTGATGACGGCAGCCTCTATCCCCTGTCTCCCAGTCGTCTCGAAATCCTGATGGTCTCACCGCTGGCCTGGTTGATGGGCCGGGCCGGCCTGGAACCGCGGGAATGGGCTCCCGAGACCCTGGATGTCGCGTCCAGGGGAACCCTCGCCCACGCCGTTTTTGAATGGCTTTTTCCGGTCGGAAGCAAGCTTCCCGCCGAAGAAACGATCCGCAGCCGGGTGCCGGTCCTGCTCAGGCAGGCCATCAGCACCATCAAACCCTTCCTGCTGGGAGCTGAATGGCAGGTCGAACGAAACCATCTCGAACAGGAAGTCCTGGTCGCGGCCCTGCGTTGGCGCAGTCTGCTGGAGACCCTGGGTGCCCGCATTCTCGGTACCGAGGTCTGGCTTGAGGGCCGGCTTGATGATCTTCCACTGCATGGCGCCGCCGACCTGCTGCTCAGCCTGCCCGACGGCCGTCTCTATGTGGTCGATTACAAGAAGAGCAAGAGTAAAAAGCGTAAGGAAAGGATGACGGCGGCCTATGACAGCCAGGCTTCCCTCTATCGCCTGATGCTCGAAACCGGTGGCGTTTCCTCTGCCAAAAGTCCTGATGCCGGAGAAGCGGTCCGCCAGGCGAAAGAGGTGGGGGTGATGTATTACCTGCTCAATGATCAGGTGGTGCTGGCCGATACCGACGGCTGGCTGGACGACGCCCTGGACGAGGTTGAAGAGATGGCCGGTGACATCTCCGGTGAAGCGCTCAAACTGATCCGCCAGCGGCTGGTTGAAGTCCGGCAGGGGAGGGTACGATTGAACCGGGTCGATGACGAGGAGCGGTTCGACAAGGAGGCCGGGATCAAACTCTACGCTCTTGACAACAGTCCGTTGCTGCGGCTCTTTATGCATCCGCTACCGGAGGAAGAATCATGA
- a CDS encoding helix-turn-helix transcriptional regulator: MDTLLRQWLMLRMIPRHPRKISTADIETRLAAEGFGTTRRTIQRDLDKLSTKFQLCSDGNKPAGWSWQADAEAFDVPGMDTTAALTFRMVETFLAPLLPRTCIASLQPQMQRAKNILAQLEGQAPASWPDKVKTISRSQPLLAPELPAEVLEVAYEALFRDRRFCGAYRNREETDYRDYVVNPLGLVIAEPVVYLVATLWDYTDIRVLALHRFKSAELLEDPVTRPVGFDLDAYLQQGEMMLPVSPGAKTIRLVVEFARDAGYHLLESPLSTDQQTTTSEEGFIRLEATVPDTLQLRWWLLGFGDGVEVLAPASLREEFKTMIRSMSELYAEEDS, from the coding sequence ATGGATACACTGTTGCGGCAATGGCTCATGCTGCGCATGATCCCGCGCCATCCGCGCAAAATAAGCACCGCCGATATCGAAACGCGACTGGCTGCAGAAGGTTTCGGTACCACCCGACGGACAATCCAGAGGGATCTGGACAAGCTGTCGACGAAATTTCAGCTCTGCAGTGATGGCAACAAGCCGGCGGGCTGGTCCTGGCAGGCCGACGCCGAAGCTTTCGATGTCCCGGGGATGGACACCACCGCCGCCTTGACCTTCCGCATGGTCGAGACCTTTCTCGCGCCGCTGCTGCCCCGAACCTGCATCGCTTCCCTGCAACCGCAGATGCAGCGGGCGAAGAATATCCTCGCGCAGCTTGAAGGGCAGGCCCCGGCTAGCTGGCCGGACAAGGTGAAAACGATTTCCCGCAGTCAGCCGCTACTGGCGCCCGAACTGCCGGCCGAAGTCCTTGAAGTCGCCTACGAGGCCCTGTTTCGCGACCGGCGTTTCTGCGGGGCCTATCGCAACCGGGAAGAGACGGACTATCGTGACTATGTGGTGAATCCGCTCGGGCTGGTGATCGCTGAGCCGGTTGTCTACCTGGTCGCGACGCTCTGGGATTACACCGACATCCGGGTGCTGGCCCTGCATCGCTTCAAGTCCGCAGAGTTGCTGGAAGATCCCGTGACCCGGCCGGTGGGCTTCGATCTCGATGCCTATCTGCAGCAGGGGGAGATGATGCTGCCGGTTTCACCCGGGGCAAAAACGATTCGGCTGGTGGTCGAATTCGCTCGGGATGCTGGCTACCATCTGCTGGAAAGCCCACTCAGCACAGACCAGCAGACCACGACCAGTGAAGAGGGTTTCATCCGTCTTGAAGCCACGGTTCCCGACACCCTGCAGTTGAGGTGGTGGCTGCTCGGGTTTGGAGACGGGGTCGAGGTGCTTGCTCCCGCCTCCCTGCGTGAGGAGTTCAAAACCATGATTCGCTCCATGAGTGAACTCTACGCCGAAGAGGATTCCTGA